The following are encoded together in the Lathyrus oleraceus cultivar Zhongwan6 chromosome 3, CAAS_Psat_ZW6_1.0, whole genome shotgun sequence genome:
- the LOC127131685 gene encoding uncharacterized protein LOC127131685, whose protein sequence is MAEQLENENRELKEEVNRLSALVESLLQAQKQAVSVKASASNQAQEVAPTSILAPAMGSANVMPFGYPWGMPHNFVPEGYHQQVQAQPTSSPVPVVPSPVVNSVPIPVPIPQVRVDETIYHSEAPENPDVYDKLYEMRDQFSDLRKEMKALRGKDLFGKSASELCLVPNVKILMKFKVPDFEKYKGNICPLSHLIGS, encoded by the coding sequence ATGGCCGAACAACTAGAGAACGAGAACAgagaactcaaagaagaagtcaACCGGTTATCTGCTCTAGTGGAGTCTCTGCTCCAAGCTCAGAAGCAAGCTGTAAGTGTGAAAGCGTCTGCATCCAATCAAGCACAGGAAGTAGCTCCTACCTCTATACTAGCCCCTGCTATGGGATCAGCCAATGTTATGCCTTTTGGTTACCCTTGGGGGATGCCCCATAATTTCGTGCCCGAAGGATATCATCAGCAAGTGCAAGCTCAaccgacatctagcccggtccctgtgGTGCCATCCCCGGTGGTTAATTCTGTTCCTATTCCAGTTCCCATTCCTCAAGTCCGTGTTGACGAGACTATATACCATTCCGAGGCCCCTGAGAACCCGGATGTGTATGACAAATTATACGAGATGAGAGACCAATTCTCTGACTTGAGGAAGGAAATGAAGGCCCTTCGAGGgaaggacttgtttgggaagagcgCCTCTGAGCTCTGTTTGGTCCCGAATGTAAAGATTctgatgaagttcaaggtccctgactttgaaaaatacaaggggaatatCTGTCCACTCAGCCAtttgataggaagttga